The sequence GTGGTCACCGCCGTGCTCGTCTCGCACGACGGCGCCCGCTGGCTGCCCGACGCCCTCGCCGGGCTCCTCGGCCAGGAACGCCCCGTGCAGAACGCCGTGGCGGCCGACACCGGCAGCGCGGACGACTCCGCCCAGCTGGTCACCGACGCCCTCGGCGCGGACCGGGTGCTCCACCTCGCCCGGCGCACCGGCTTCGGCCAGGCCGTCGAGGAGGCCGTCCGCATCGCGGGCGTGCTGACCCCGGAGGAGCTTCCGTACCTGAAGCGCCCCAGCGGCTGGGACCCCGTCACCCGCACCTGGCGCGACGACACCTACGACATGCCGGAGCTGCCGCACGGCGAGCCCGAGCAGTGGCTGTGGCTCCTGCACGACGACTGCGCCCCGGAGCCCGACGCCCTGGCCCAGCTGCTGCGCGTCGTGGAGAACGAGCAGGAGCTCGGCAAGGACGTCGCCGTCATCGGCCCCAAGCTCCGCGGCTGGTACGACCGCAGACAGCTCCTCGAAGTCGGCGTCACCATCGCCAACAGCGGCCGCCGCTGGACCGGCCTCGACCGGCGCGAGCAGGACCAGGGCCAGCACGACCACGTGACTCCCGTGCTGGCCGTGTCCACCGCCGGCATGCTGATCCGCCGCGACGTCTACGAGGAGCTCGGCGGCTTCGACCGCCGGCTGCCCCTGATGCGTGACGACATCGACCTGTGCTGGCGCGCCCAGTCCGCGGGCCACCGCGTCCTGGTCGCCCCCGAAGCGGTCGTACGGCACGCCGAGGCGTCCTCCCGCGAGCGCCGCACCGTCGACTGCGTGGGCCGCACCTCCGCCTCCCCGCACAAGGTCGACAAGGCGGGCGCCGCCTACACCCTCCTCGTCAACGCCCGCAGCGCGGTCCTTCCCTGGATCCTGGTGCGGCTCGTACTGGGCACCCTGCTGCGCACGGTCGCCTACCTCGTCGGCAAGGCCCCCGGACAGGCGGTCGACGAGATCCGCGGCCTCCTGGGCACCCTGCTGCGTCCCGAGCGCATCATCGCGGGCCGGCGCAGGCGCGGCAGCCCCCAGGTCGACAAGGGGGAGATGCGCGCACTGTTCCCGCCCCCCGGCGCCACGGTCAGGGCCACCGTCGAACAGGCCGCGGGCAACCTCGTGGGCCGCTCCGACCCCGAACTGAACGCGGCGGGCCGCCACGGCAGCGCCGTCGAGTCCGGACCGGGCGGCGACGACGCCGACTTCCTGCAGATCGAGCAGTTCGCCCGCCTCAAGCGCGTCGCCCGCAAGCCCGGGCCGATGGTCTTCGTGGTGCTCCTCTTCTTCTCCCTCATCGCCAGCCGTGAACTCCTCGGCAGCGGTGCGCTCGCGGGCGGCGCGCTGCTGCCCGCCCCCGCGGACTCCTCCGCACTGTGGTCGCGCTACCTGGACGGCTGGCACCCCGTGGGCGCCGGCGGCACCCAGTCGGCGCCGCCCTACCTCGCGCTCGTCGCCATGCTCGCGAGCGTGCTGTTCGGATCGACGGGTCTCGCGGTCACCGTCCTGCTGATCGGCTCGGTACCGCTGGCCGGCTTCGCCGCCTACTTCGTCTCCCGGCCGCTCGTCGAGTCGCGCCTGCTGCGCGCCTGGGCGTCCGTCGCGTACGCCTTCCTGCCCGCCGCCACCGGCGCGCTCGCGGGCGGCCGTCTCGGCACCGCCGTGCTCGCCGTGCTGCTGCCCCTCATCGCCCGCGCGGGCATCGCGGCCAGCGGTCTCGCCTCGGAGTCGGGCCGCGGCAGCTGGCGCGCCACCTGGGCGTACGCGCTCCTGCTGACCCTCGCCACCGCGTTCACGCCGATCGTGTGGCCCATCGCGCTGGTGCTCGGAGTCGCCCTCGCGGTCGTGCGCCGCGGTGACATCGCCGCCTACGGGCTGCGCTTCCTGGCCCAGCTCGGCACCCCGCTGCTGGCCCTCGCCCCCTGGTCGCTCACCCTGCTCCCGTTCGGCTTCTTCCAGGAGGCCGGCATGGAGTACGAGTCGGGGGCGGCCTCAGCACTCGACCTGCTGGGCGCGAGCCCCGGCGGCCCCGGCACGGTCAGCGGGCTGATGCTCATCGGCATCGTGTGCGCCGCCGTGGCCGCCCTGATGCGCGCGGAACGGCAACTGGGCATCTGGGCCGCCTGGACGGCCGCGCTGGTCGCGCTCGTCTTCGCCGCCCTCTCGAACGGCTCCACCTGGGCCGGCCCCGCCACCCTCGTCTACGGCCTCGCCTTCCTCGCCGCCGCCGCGCTCGGCGCCGACGGGGCACGCTCGCGCGTGGCCGAGCAGAGCTTCGGCTGGCGTCAGCCGGTCGCCGTCCTCATCGCCTTCGCCTCGGCCG is a genomic window of Streptomyces sp. NBC_00414 containing:
- a CDS encoding glycosyltransferase; the protein is MSVHSHSAGQYDTAPAAFDPAGSAASDPGRPPEFPRHVVTAVLVSHDGARWLPDALAGLLGQERPVQNAVAADTGSADDSAQLVTDALGADRVLHLARRTGFGQAVEEAVRIAGVLTPEELPYLKRPSGWDPVTRTWRDDTYDMPELPHGEPEQWLWLLHDDCAPEPDALAQLLRVVENEQELGKDVAVIGPKLRGWYDRRQLLEVGVTIANSGRRWTGLDRREQDQGQHDHVTPVLAVSTAGMLIRRDVYEELGGFDRRLPLMRDDIDLCWRAQSAGHRVLVAPEAVVRHAEASSRERRTVDCVGRTSASPHKVDKAGAAYTLLVNARSAVLPWILVRLVLGTLLRTVAYLVGKAPGQAVDEIRGLLGTLLRPERIIAGRRRRGSPQVDKGEMRALFPPPGATVRATVEQAAGNLVGRSDPELNAAGRHGSAVESGPGGDDADFLQIEQFARLKRVARKPGPMVFVVLLFFSLIASRELLGSGALAGGALLPAPADSSALWSRYLDGWHPVGAGGTQSAPPYLALVAMLASVLFGSTGLAVTVLLIGSVPLAGFAAYFVSRPLVESRLLRAWASVAYAFLPAATGALAGGRLGTAVLAVLLPLIARAGIAASGLASESGRGSWRATWAYALLLTLATAFTPIVWPIALVLGVALAVVRRGDIAAYGLRFLAQLGTPLLALAPWSLTLLPFGFFQEAGMEYESGAASALDLLGASPGGPGTVSGLMLIGIVCAAVAALMRAERQLGIWAAWTAALVALVFAALSNGSTWAGPATLVYGLAFLAAAALGADGARSRVAEQSFGWRQPVAVLIAFASAAGPLLIAAGWMIRGADGPLERRDPVQVPAFVAEESGTRDQARTLVLGSDSATEVGYTLVRGSGARLGDAELAAADGENKTLDKVVANLVAGSGADQADQLGGFAVRYVLVRDGAPREVSRVLDATPGLSRLSQQDGSALWRVDRQVARAAVVPASGDPQPIAAGPVELHTKIPSGAEGRILRLADTADEGWTATLDGKPLTKKTVDGWAQGFELPAAGGRLDVTFEAPMSHTGWLWAQGALAVVLVVLALPGRRRDVDDDLPEEEAAVPVQAASGEGRRARRLRAQAEAEQTEQAEPAERSDTFPPDAPPAPEGVPVAAPVPHQQGYDEWDATTYGAEYGTYDQQQYQGAPQYPAGTYEQQQYQADPYQADHYDPYAAYGQGNAGYDPSQTYGQGYDPQYDQQQQQQQQQQAQQQQPPHGTDSERPDGSQQ